From Nerophis lumbriciformis linkage group LG13, RoL_Nlum_v2.1, whole genome shotgun sequence, one genomic window encodes:
- the coa5 gene encoding cytochrome c oxidase assembly factor 5: MPKYYEDKEEDNTACAGVKEDFKACLLQHDCVIKEGKMPSECLKEGHCKALQTSFFECKRSMLDTRSRFRGRKGY; the protein is encoded by the exons ATGCCAAAATATTACGAAGATAAAGAGGAAGACAACACGGCCTGTGCAGGTGTCAAGGAGGACTTTAAAGCATGTCTCCTTCAACACGACTGCGTCATTAAG GAGGGGAAAATGCCCAGTGAATGTCTTAAAGAAGGCCACTGCAAAGCCTTACAGACGTCGTTCTTTGAGTGCAAAAGATCCATG CTGGACACAAGGTCAAGATTCAGAGGAAGAAAAGGATATTAA